A stretch of Triticum aestivum cultivar Chinese Spring chromosome 1D, IWGSC CS RefSeq v2.1, whole genome shotgun sequence DNA encodes these proteins:
- the LOC123180245 gene encoding protein Rf1, mitochondrial: protein MSRLHLLRRRCSTSISTSPPSRSWSPRAAFAAATERVRAGTLSPEDAHHLFDQFLRQSTPVPERSLNGFLAALVRTPASESCRDGPSLALALFNRVCREEAGLRVAPPTIFTYNILMNCCCLARRPDLGLAFFGRLLRTGLKTNQSFANTLLKCLCCAKQTDEAVSVLLHRMSDLGCVPDDFSYNTVLKSLCEDSRSRRALDLLQMMAKEGGVCSPDVVTYNTVIHGFFKEGEIGKACNLFHEMMQQGVVPNVVTYNSIIDALCKARAMDNAELFLRMMVDNGVPPDKVTYTSMIHGYSTLGGWKEATKKFREMTSRGLIPGIITWNSFMDSLCKHGRSKEAAEIFHSMSAKGHKPDIISYTTLLHGYANEGSFPDMMSLFKSMEGNGIVANCQVFNILIDAYAKRGMMDEAMLIFTEMLGQGVNPSVITYSIVIAALCRMGRLADAMDTFSQMISVGMKPDTVVYHSLIQGFSTHGDLVKAKELIYEMMNNGIPRPNSVFFSSIVNSLCKEGRVVDAHHIFDLVKDLGERPNIIMFTTLIDGYCLVGEMDKAFRVLDAMVLAGVEPDVVTYSTLVNGYCSNGRIDDGLILFREMLHKKVKPTTVTYNIILDRLFRAGRTVAAKKMLHEMIGSGTPVSMHTYGIFLRGLCRNDCTDEAIALFQKLGALNVNFDITILNSMINAMYRVQRREEANKLFAAISTSGLVPNASTYGIMIRNLLKEGSVEEAEDMFSSMEESDCALSSRLINDIIRTLLEKGDIVKAGKYMSKVDETSISLEASTSSLLLSLFSGKGKCREQIELLPAKYQIFDGIS from the coding sequence ATgtcccgcctccacctcctccgccgccgctgctccacctccatttccacctcgcCGCCTTCACGCTCCTGGTCTCCCCGCGCTGCCTTTGCCGCTGCCACAGAGCGCGTCCGCGCCGGGACGCTCAGCCCGGAAGACGCACACCACCTGTTCGACCAATTCCTGCGGCAGTCCACCCCAGTCCCCGAGCGCTCCCTGAATGGATTCCTTGCCGCCCTCGTCCGTACGCCGGCCTCAGAATCCTGCAGAGACGGgccctccctcgccctcgccctcttcAACCGTGTCTGCCGAGAAGAAGCCGGCCTGCGGGTGGCGCCGCCCACCATCTTCACCTACAACATCCTCATGAACTGCTGTTGCCTGGCGCGTCGCCCGGACCTAGGACTTGCCTTTTTCGGCCGCCTCCTCAGGACTGGCCTGAAGACAAACCAGAGCTTCGCCAACACCCTCCTCAAGTGCCTCTGCTGCGCAAAACAGACAGACGAGGCTGTCAGCGTGCTGCTTCATAGGATGTCCGACCTCGGCTGTGTGCCTGATGACTTCTCATACAACACAGTTCTAAAGAGCTTGTGTGAAGATAGCAGGAGCCGGCGAGcgctcgacctgctccagatgatGGCGAAAGAAGGAGGTGTCTGCTCCCCTGATGTGGTCACATATAACACAGTCATCCATGGCTTCTTTAAGGAAGGTGAAATAGGCAAGGCCTGCAATCTATTCCATGAAATGATGCAGCAAGGGGTTGTGCCTAATGTGGTGACATATAACTCGATTATCGATGCATTGTGCAAGGCCCGAGCAATGGACAATGCAGAGTTGTTCCTTCGCATGATGGTTGATAACGGTGTTCCACCAGATAAGGTGACATATACTAGCATGATCCATGGATATTCCACTTTGGGCGGATGGAAAGAGGCAACTAAAAAGTTCAGAGAAATGACAAGCAGGGGTCTTATACCAGGTATTATCACTTGGAACTCGTTCATGGACTCCCTCTGCAAGCATGGAAGAAGCAAAGAAGCTGCAGAAATTTTTCATTCCATGTCTGCAAAGGGCCACAAGCCTGATATCATCTCCTACACCACTCTTCTTCATGGGTATGCCAATGAAGGAAGCTTTCCTGATATGATGAGTCTCTTTAAGTCAATGGAAGGCAACGGTATTGTAGCCAACTGCCAAGTTTTCAACATATTAATTGATGCATATGCTAAACGAGGAATGATGGACGAAGCTATGCTCATATTTACCGAAATGCTAGGACAAGGAGTCAATCCGAGTGTAATCACCTACTCAATTGTGATAGCTGCACTTTGCAGAATGGGTAGGCTGGCCGATGCTATGGATACGTTCAGTCAGATGATTTCTGTTGGAATGAAACCGGACACAGTTGTTTATCATTCCCTAATTCAGGGTTTCTCTACACATGGCGATTTGGTCAAAGCGAAAGAACTGATATATGAAATGATGAACAACGGTATTCCTCGTCCAAACAGTGTATTCTTCAGTTCAATAGTAAACAGTCTATGCAAAGAGGGGAGGGTTGTGGATGCACATCATATCTTCGACTTGGTTAAAGACTTAGGTGAGAGACCTAACATCATTATGTTTACTACGCTGATTGACGGATATTGCTTAGTCGGTGAGATGGACAAAGCATTCAGAGTACTTGATGCCATGGTATTAGCTGGCGTTGAGCCTGATGTCGTTACATATAGTACACTTGTCAATGGCTATTGTAGTAATGGAAGGATCGATGATGGGTTGATTCTGTTCAGAGAAATGTTGCATAAGAAAGTTAAACCTACAACTGTTACATATAACATCATACTGGATCGATTATTTCGTGCCGGGAGAACAGTTGCTGCAAAGAAAATGCTCCATGAGATGATCGGAAGTGGAACACCTGTGAGCATGCATACATACGGCATATTTCTTAGAGGACTTTGTAGGAATGATTGCACCGATGAAGCAATTGCCCTGTTTCAAAAATTAGGTGCACTGAATGTGAACTTCGATATTACAATACTCAATTCCATGATTAATGCAATGTACAGGGTTCAGAGAAGAGAAGAAGCTAACAAGTTGTTTGCTGCTATATCAACCAGTGGGTTGGTACCTAATGCTTCCACTTATGGAATCATGATCAGAAATCTTCTAAAAGAGGGATCAGTGGAAGAAGCTGAAGACATGTTTTCATCAATGGAGGAGAGTGACTGTGCTCTCAGCTCTCGTCTTATAAATGATATCATTAgaacattattggaaaagggggATATAGTCAAGGCCGGAAAATACATGTCTAAAGTTGATGAAACGAGCATCTCACTTGAAGCTTCAACTAGTTCGTTGTTGTTGTCTCTCTTTTCCGGGAAAGGGAAATGTCGGGAACAAATAGAATTG